Proteins encoded by one window of Azospirillum brasilense:
- a CDS encoding ABC transporter permease, protein MLAFLVRRLLTLALTAWLATLVVFAVLESIPGDPALVMLGTSAQPEAVAALRVQMGLDRPWPVRYAGWVGGMLHGDFGTSLTYARPVAGLVADRLAITLPLAGLALVLSAGIAIPLGLFAAGRQGRAGDWAVMAFGQMGIAVPGFWFAILLILLFSVRLGWFSAGGFPGWEAGVGPALKALLLPAVALALPEAAILARITRTAALDTLREEYVRTAVAKGLPRRVVLRRHVLPNALIPVATILGLQFSFLVAGAVVVENVFTLPGLGRLLYQAIGQHDLIVVQSVVVLLAVTVVAVNALVDIACAAIDPRPRVTA, encoded by the coding sequence GTGCTCGCCTTCCTGGTGCGGCGTCTGCTCACCCTGGCGCTGACGGCGTGGCTGGCCACGCTGGTGGTCTTCGCCGTGCTGGAGTCGATCCCCGGCGACCCCGCCCTGGTGATGCTGGGCACCAGCGCGCAGCCGGAGGCGGTGGCCGCCCTGCGCGTCCAGATGGGGCTCGACCGGCCCTGGCCGGTCCGTTACGCCGGTTGGGTGGGCGGCATGCTGCACGGCGATTTCGGAACCAGCCTGACCTACGCGCGCCCGGTCGCCGGGCTGGTCGCCGACCGGCTGGCCATCACCCTGCCGCTGGCGGGGCTGGCGCTGGTCCTGTCGGCGGGAATCGCCATCCCGCTCGGCCTGTTCGCCGCCGGGCGGCAAGGGCGGGCCGGGGACTGGGCGGTCATGGCCTTCGGGCAGATGGGCATCGCGGTGCCCGGCTTCTGGTTCGCCATCCTGTTGATCTTGCTGTTTTCCGTTCGGCTGGGCTGGTTCTCCGCCGGCGGCTTTCCGGGGTGGGAGGCCGGGGTGGGGCCGGCGCTCAAGGCGCTGCTGCTGCCCGCCGTGGCGCTGGCCCTGCCGGAGGCGGCGATCCTGGCGCGCATCACCCGCACCGCGGCGCTCGACACGCTGCGCGAGGAGTATGTGCGCACGGCGGTCGCCAAGGGCCTGCCGCGCCGCGTGGTCCTGCGGCGCCATGTGCTGCCCAACGCGCTGATCCCGGTGGCGACCATCCTCGGCCTGCAATTCTCCTTTCTCGTCGCCGGGGCGGTGGTGGTGGAGAACGTCTTCACCCTGCCGGGGCTGGGCCGGCTGCTCTATCAGGCCATCGGCCAGCACGACCTGATCGTGGTGCAGAGCGTCGTCGTGCTGCTGGCGGTCACGGTGGTGGCGGTCAACGCGCTGGTCGACATCGCCTGCGCGGCCATCGACCCGCGCCCGCGGGTGACGGCATGA
- a CDS encoding ABC transporter permease, with the protein MARLGDLLFAFPAVLTAILLTAALGAGAVNVVLALGLFNAAVFARVARGAALAVWRRDFVRAALALGRGPLSVTLVHVLPNIAGVVIVQGTVLFAVAVLNEAALSYLGLGIQPPSPSWGKMLGDAQTFLFTAPLQAIFPGAAIAVTVLGLNLLGDGLRDALDPRHRSAGLL; encoded by the coding sequence GTGGCCCGGCTGGGCGACCTGCTGTTCGCCTTTCCCGCGGTGCTGACGGCGATCCTGCTGACGGCGGCGCTGGGGGCGGGGGCGGTGAACGTCGTGCTGGCGCTCGGCCTGTTCAACGCCGCGGTCTTCGCGCGGGTGGCGCGCGGAGCGGCGCTGGCCGTGTGGCGGCGGGACTTCGTGCGGGCGGCGCTGGCGCTGGGGCGCGGGCCGCTGTCGGTGACGCTGGTGCATGTGCTGCCCAACATCGCCGGGGTGGTGATCGTTCAGGGGACGGTGCTGTTCGCCGTGGCGGTGCTGAACGAGGCGGCGCTGAGCTATCTGGGGCTGGGCATCCAGCCGCCCTCGCCCTCCTGGGGCAAGATGCTGGGCGACGCGCAGACCTTCCTGTTCACCGCCCCCCTCCAGGCGATCTTTCCGGGGGCGGCCATCGCGGTCACGGTGCTGGGGCTGAACCTGCTGGGCGACGGTCTGCGCGACGCGCTCGACCCGCGCCACCGCTCGGCGGGGCTGCTGTAG
- the gpt gene encoding xanthine phosphoribosyltransferase encodes MPEAVPFNKHFPVSWEELHRNAKALAWRLIDKGPWKGIIAITRGGLVPAAIIARELELRMIDTVCVSSYDHQNQREAMVLKGVEGANAGEGEGWLIIDDLVDTGKTAVIVRKMLPKAHFATVYAKPLGRPLVDTFITEVSQDTWIHFPWDIELQFSQPIAKQHRGA; translated from the coding sequence GTGCCAGAAGCCGTTCCGTTCAACAAGCACTTCCCGGTGTCGTGGGAGGAGCTTCACCGCAACGCCAAGGCGTTGGCCTGGCGCCTGATCGACAAGGGTCCCTGGAAGGGCATCATCGCCATCACCCGCGGCGGTCTCGTCCCGGCGGCCATCATCGCGCGCGAACTGGAGCTGCGCATGATCGACACCGTCTGCGTCTCCAGCTACGACCACCAGAACCAGCGCGAGGCGATGGTGCTGAAGGGCGTGGAGGGCGCCAACGCCGGGGAAGGCGAAGGCTGGCTGATCATCGACGATCTGGTCGACACCGGGAAGACCGCGGTGATCGTGCGCAAGATGCTGCCCAAGGCGCATTTCGCCACCGTCTACGCCAAGCCGCTGGGCCGCCCGCTGGTCGACACCTTCATCACCGAGGTGAGCCAGGACACCTGGATCCACTTCCCCTGGGACATCGAGCTGCAATTCTCCCAGCCGATCGCCAAGCAGCACCGCGGCGCCTGA